One window of Dama dama isolate Ldn47 chromosome 30, ASM3311817v1, whole genome shotgun sequence genomic DNA carries:
- the GPALPP1 gene encoding GPALPP motifs-containing protein 1 isoform X2 encodes MARDLIGPALPPGFKAGGSAEDEERDSSPVAGPALPPNYKSSSSESSDSDEDSSSLSEEGNQESEEDDTGPPARKPRRNQDDDDDDDDDEGFFGPALPPGFKKQDDSPPRPMIGPALPPGFLKSTQKSDKSRSDPGQVSSYFNSEETDSSEEEDIVGPMPAKEPINSSVTAEFEKRAQRMKEKLTKGDDDSSKPITRESWMTELPPEMKDFGLGPRTFKRRADGKSGDRSVWTDTPADRERKAKEMQEARKSFSKKDEEYILSGRDKRLAEQVSSYNESKRSESLMDIHHKKLKNKAAEDKNKPQERIPFDRDTDLKVHRFDEAQKKALIKKSRELNSRFSHGKGNMFL; translated from the exons ATGGCGAGGGATCTGATTGGGCCGGCCCTGCCGCCCGGCTTCAAGGCCGGCGGGTCGGCGGAGGACGAGGAGCGGGACTCCAGCCCCG TTGCGGGACCGGCTCTGCCCCCTAATTATAAAAGCAGTAGTTCAGAGTCATCAGACAGCGACGAGGACAGTAGTTCTTTGTCCGaagaaggaaatcaagaatctgaAGAAGACGACACTGGTCCACCGGCACG AAAACCGAGGAGAAATCAAGATGATGACGACgacgatgatgatgatgaagggtTTTTTGGGCCAGCTCTTCCTCCTGGATTTAAAAAGCAAGATGATTCTCCTCCACG GCCTATGATAGGTCCTGCTCTACCACCTGGTTTTCTTAAATCTACACAGAAAAGTGACAAAAGCAGAAGTGATCCAGGACAAGTGTCATCATATTTCAACTCTGAG GAAACGGATAGCAGTGAGGAGGAAGACATTGTCGGGCCGATGCCTGCCAAAGAACCAATTAACTCCAGTGTCACAGCAGAGTTTGAAAAGAGGGCccagagaatgaaagaaaaactgaCTAAAGGAGACGAC gATTCATCTAAACCAATTACGAGAGAGTCTTGGATGACTGAACTTCCTCCAGAAATGAAAGACTTTGGTCTCGGGCCCAGAACTTTCAAGAGAAGAGCTGATGGCAAATCTGGAGACCGATCAGTCTGGACCGACACTCCAGCCGACAGGGAAAGGAAAGCTAAG gagatgcaagaagcaAGAAAGTCATTCAGTAAGAAGGATGAAGAATATATACTGTCAGGAAGGGATAAGAGATTGGCTGAGCAAGTCTCCTCATACAAT GAATCAAAAAGGTCAGAATCTCTTATGGACATTCatcataaaaaattaaagaataaagctGCTGAAGATAAAAATAAGCCCCAAGAGAGAATACCATTTGACCGTGATACAGATCTCAAAGTTCATCGATTTGATGAAGCTcagaaaaaagccttgataaaGAAATCTAGAGAACTAAACAGCAGGTTTTCACATGGCAAAGGCAATATGTTTTTATAA
- the GPALPP1 gene encoding GPALPP motifs-containing protein 1 isoform X1, whose amino-acid sequence MARDLIGPALPPGFKAGGSAEDEERDSSPVAGPALPPNYKSSSSESSDSDEDSSSLSEEGNQESEEDDTGPPARKPRRNQDDDDDDDDDEGFFGPALPPGFKKQDDSPPRPMIGPALPPGFLKSTQKSDKSRSDPGQVSSYFNSEKETDSSEEEDIVGPMPAKEPINSSVTAEFEKRAQRMKEKLTKGDDDSSKPITRESWMTELPPEMKDFGLGPRTFKRRADGKSGDRSVWTDTPADRERKAKEMQEARKSFSKKDEEYILSGRDKRLAEQVSSYNESKRSESLMDIHHKKLKNKAAEDKNKPQERIPFDRDTDLKVHRFDEAQKKALIKKSRELNSRFSHGKGNMFL is encoded by the exons ATGGCGAGGGATCTGATTGGGCCGGCCCTGCCGCCCGGCTTCAAGGCCGGCGGGTCGGCGGAGGACGAGGAGCGGGACTCCAGCCCCG TTGCGGGACCGGCTCTGCCCCCTAATTATAAAAGCAGTAGTTCAGAGTCATCAGACAGCGACGAGGACAGTAGTTCTTTGTCCGaagaaggaaatcaagaatctgaAGAAGACGACACTGGTCCACCGGCACG AAAACCGAGGAGAAATCAAGATGATGACGACgacgatgatgatgatgaagggtTTTTTGGGCCAGCTCTTCCTCCTGGATTTAAAAAGCAAGATGATTCTCCTCCACG GCCTATGATAGGTCCTGCTCTACCACCTGGTTTTCTTAAATCTACACAGAAAAGTGACAAAAGCAGAAGTGATCCAGGACAAGTGTCATCATATTTCAACTCTGAG AAGGAAACGGATAGCAGTGAGGAGGAAGACATTGTCGGGCCGATGCCTGCCAAAGAACCAATTAACTCCAGTGTCACAGCAGAGTTTGAAAAGAGGGCccagagaatgaaagaaaaactgaCTAAAGGAGACGAC gATTCATCTAAACCAATTACGAGAGAGTCTTGGATGACTGAACTTCCTCCAGAAATGAAAGACTTTGGTCTCGGGCCCAGAACTTTCAAGAGAAGAGCTGATGGCAAATCTGGAGACCGATCAGTCTGGACCGACACTCCAGCCGACAGGGAAAGGAAAGCTAAG gagatgcaagaagcaAGAAAGTCATTCAGTAAGAAGGATGAAGAATATATACTGTCAGGAAGGGATAAGAGATTGGCTGAGCAAGTCTCCTCATACAAT GAATCAAAAAGGTCAGAATCTCTTATGGACATTCatcataaaaaattaaagaataaagctGCTGAAGATAAAAATAAGCCCCAAGAGAGAATACCATTTGACCGTGATACAGATCTCAAAGTTCATCGATTTGATGAAGCTcagaaaaaagccttgataaaGAAATCTAGAGAACTAAACAGCAGGTTTTCACATGGCAAAGGCAATATGTTTTTATAA